In bacterium, the genomic window CGGCCGGACCATGTCCAGAAAACTTTCGGGGAGGTCGGCGATGGCGGCGGAGTTGGCGGCGTGGCAGAGCTCGGGGCGAAGCCCATTTCTTTCCAGCTCCCGGCGGACCTTGGCGAAGCGCTCGAGCTGCTCGCGGGCGAAGCTCCTGTCCTCGCCGTCGGCCAGGGGGAAGTGGGTCATGAGCCCGGCGACGTGGACCCCGGGGACGGCCTCGATGCGCGCCGCCGTTTCGGGCGCGTCCTCGTGCCACACCCCCAGGCGCCCCATGCCGGTGTCCACCTTGACGTGGACGTCGAAGTCGCGGCGGTAGGCGTCCAGCCAACCCATCCGCGCCAGGCGCTCGCCCAGGTGCCCGGCCAGCCCGGCGTCGGACAGGACCGGGGTCAGCCGGTACTTGATCACCGCGTCCAGCTCGTCCGCCAGGGGGGTGACCAGGCAGAGGATCGGCTGATCGAAACCGGCCTGGCGGAGCTCCACCCCCTCGTCCACGAAGCTGACGCCGAACCAGTCGGCGTAGGGGTCCAGGGCCCGGGCGACCTCGAGCTTGCCGTGGCCATAGGCGTCGGACTTGACCACGGCCATGATTTTCACGCCGCGGCCGACCCGCTCCCGGACGGCGAGGAGGTTGTCGCGGATGGCCGAGAGGTCCACCTCGGCCCAGATGGGACGGTTGGGATACATCGTCTGAACGGCCGGGCCCGACCGGCTCTATCACGCCGTGTTAGGCTAATCCAGCGCGTCCGAGATGTCAAGGCGGGGTCAGAAGGGGGCGCCCTCCCCGGAGGACGAGGACTTCGCGGGGGTGCGGAAGGAGCGGTCCAGGCTCTCGAAACGCATGAACTTCTTGCGGAACACGAGGTACACGGAGCCCACCGGGCCGTTGCGCTGCTTGGCGACGATGACCTGGCTGATGCCGGGCATCCGGGCCAGGTCGTCGGTGAGGCCGCCGCCGTTGCCGTAGTCCGGGCCCTCCGCCGCCTCCTGGGCCTCCTCGCCGGGGCTGGAGACCTGGTAGTACTCCTCGCGGTGCAAAAACATCACCACGTCGGCGTCCTGCTCGATGGCGCCCGATTCGCGCAGGTCCGAGAGCAGGGGCATCTTGGACCGGGGGCGGTTCACCGGCTGGCGGTTGAGCTGGGCGACGGCCAGGATGGGGACGTCGAGCTCCTTGGCCAGCGCCTTGAGGGAGCGGGAGATTTCGGCCACCTCGACCTGGCGGCTCTCCGTGCGGCGGTGGGTGGCGGTCATGAGCTGGAGGTAGTCCACGACGATGAGCCCGACGCCCTTCTGCTTGACCAGTCGGCGGGCCTTGGCCCGCAGCTCCAGCACCGACAGGGCCGGGGTGTCGTCCAGGTAGAAGGGGGCGTTGGAGAGGCGGGCCACCTTGTTGATGAATTTTTCCATGTCGCCCTCGGAGACCAGCCCCCGGCGCACCTTCTGGGAGTCCACCCGCGCCTCGGAGCACAGCATCCGCCGCACCAGCTCCTCCGCCGACATCTCCAGGGAGAAGAACCCGACCCCGATGCCCTGGTCAATGGCGATGCGCTGGGAGATGTTGAGCCCCAGGGCCGTCTTGCCCATGCCGGGCCGGCTCGCCAGGACGATGAGGTTGCCCCGGTGGAAGCCGGAGAGAATCTCGTCGAGGTCGAAGAAGCCGGTGAGGATTTCGCTCTGGGTGGAGCGCCCCTCGTGAAGGGCGCGTATCTCCTCCAGGGCGGAGTCCACCAGCTCGGAAAGCGGCCT contains:
- the alr gene encoding alanine racemase encodes the protein MYPNRPIWAEVDLSAIRDNLLAVRERVGRGVKIMAVVKSDAYGHGKLEVARALDPYADWFGVSFVDEGVELRQAGFDQPILCLVTPLADELDAVIKYRLTPVLSDAGLAGHLGERLARMGWLDAYRRDFDVHVKVDTGMGRLGVWHEDAPETAARIEAVPGVHVAGLMTHFPLADGEDRSFAREQLERFAKVRRELERNGLRPELCHAANSAAIADLPESFLDMVRPGLALYGSYSSPNVTRNLGVRTAIALRARIAAVKTLPAGTTVSYGRLHRLERETSVGVLPLGYADGWRRSLSGRAEALVRGQRRPIIGAICMDMCMVDLGGLGEVAPGEVVTLLGRDYSGSKIEVEEAARWMDTIPYEVTCGLSERVPRHYLRTE
- the dnaB gene encoding replicative DNA helicase, with the protein product MDELEHDLGLPASLEAERLTLGAALRYPEAVHRSIEAALRPDDFLKPLHGRIYTAIMTLYSKRDGAIDLVTVSDELRRSPEGLTDSELGYLVEVKESTASTAGLASHLEIIRDKAILRSLVRAASVINESARADAEPPATVLEKAEGLILEIAERRMRREVRPLSELVDSALEEIRALHEGRSTQSEILTGFFDLDEILSGFHRGNLIVLASRPGMGKTALGLNISQRIAIDQGIGVGFFSLEMSAEELVRRMLCSEARVDSQKVRRGLVSEGDMEKFINKVARLSNAPFYLDDTPALSVLELRAKARRLVKQKGVGLIVVDYLQLMTATHRRTESRQVEVAEISRSLKALAKELDVPILAVAQLNRQPVNRPRSKMPLLSDLRESGAIEQDADVVMFLHREEYYQVSSPGEEAQEAAEGPDYGNGGGLTDDLARMPGISQVIVAKQRNGPVGSVYLVFRKKFMRFESLDRSFRTPAKSSSSGEGAPF